The DNA sequence GGCGACTTCGCCGCCTGCGCCGACAGCGCCGCGTCCAGCCCGCGGTCGCCCAGCACGGCCGGGTAGATGCCACGCGCGAGGTCGCGCAGCTCGGACACGGCCAGCTTGGCGTCCGCGTGGGCCTCGTCGATCAGCTCCCGCACCGACTCCGGGTCCTGGTCGAACTTCGACTTCGCGCGCCCGAGGCTCATCGCGACCGCGACCAGCCGCTGCTGGGCCCCGTCGTGCAGGTCGCGCTCGATGCGCCGCCGCTCGGCTTCGGCCGCGTCGACACCGCGCGCACGCGACGCCTGCAACCGCTCGGCCTTCTGCTCCAGCCGCTTCGTGCGGTCCGGCCCCAGCAGCGCGAGCCCCAGCTCACCGTGCAGCCAGCCCAGCCACGGCGTCACCCAGATCGCCATCGGCAACAACACGATCGACGCCAGCGCGATCCCCAGCTCCACGCACGCCAGCGGGAACGCCGCCATCAAGTACGCCAGGTCACGCCACGTCGTCGGATCGCTCAGCCGCACCACCCAGCGGCGCAGCAGCGGCTGCCCCTCCTCGTACGGGCGCCGCTGCGCCGGCGGCAACGGCACCCGCAGCATCGCGCCCAGCCAGCTCCGCTCCCGATCACCCGACCAGCGGACGAAGCTCGTCGTCGCCAGCAGGATCGGGAACCCGATCCACACCACCGCCGTCGCGATCCCCACCGCCAGCCCCGTGACGACCAGCACGAACTGCAGGATCCGGAAGAAGAAGCTGACGATCATGTACACGATCGTGCGAGCCGGGTGCGGCCGCGGGTGCTCCACGGGCAATGCCTCGGTCATCCCGCCACCAGGTTCTTCTCTTCCGCGTCTTCCCACCAGCGCTCCATCCGACGGCGCTGCGCCACGGTCGGCCCCAGCAGCGCGTTCGCCACCCGGGCGTGCATCCCCGCCAGCGCCTTCGTCAGCGCCACCGACAACGCGATGAACAACACCCCCAGCGCCGCCCACGGTAGCGCTTCCACCGTCGAGTCCACGGTCAGCCACCGCACGTCCTCTGCCGGGAAGTAGTACGCGCCACCCGGCAGCCACCGGAAGTAGACCGGCAGCCCTGCCAGCGCCAGGCTCGTCGACCAGAAGACGGTCACCAGCACGAACTCGACCAGGCCGAGCGGGAAGAGGACGAAGAAGTACGTCAGGTCCCGCCACGTCGACGGATCCTTCAGCCGCGCCTTCCACCGGTCCTTCCGCCCCTCGGCGGGCAACGGCAGGTACGGCAGATCGACGTACCGGTCCAGCAACGCGTAGACCCGGGCCCGCTCCAGCCGCGCGGCCCCCCGGACCGCCAGGACCAGCAACGCGAGCAGACCCACACCCACCCACACCACCGCGGTCCCCACCCCGGCCGCCGTGAACGCCGTCAGCAACGCGAACGCCACCACCCCCAACGGCAGGTTCATCAGCAGGAACACCACCGAACCGCCGAACGGCGGATCCCGCCTCTCCCGCACCATGACCAGCTCCCTTCGTCGCCTCAAGGATCGCCTCCGGACCGGCCGGCCGACATGGTGCGCGCGGGCATCCCCGTGGTGGGGCTGGCCCTACCCACCTGGAACAAAAGAGGTGGCGACACGCGTTATGATGGACAGGTTGTGTCCCACCAAGGGGGTGAACGGTTTCGACTTTGGACGTTGATTCAGGAGAAGCGTGCCGGTGCAGGCGAGAGACCACCGTAAGCGTCATCGCAACCAAATAAGCGCCGACTCCAGTCAGCGCGAGTACGCCCTCGCCGCCTGAGCGAGTGCGTCTCTGTCGGCCCGGGTTCGCCTCCGGCCCGGGTACCGGCATCAGCTAGGAGGCTCAGCGGCAGTCCCGGCCACGGGGAACTGCCGTGAAGCAAACAGTGGCTGGGCTCGTCACCTCGGCTTGTTCGCGTGACCGAGGGGGCCAAGTAGAGACGTAGCGGACTGCGCACGGAGAAGCCCTGTTGATACGCCAGAGGACCCGGGTTCAATTCCCGGCACCTCCACTGCGAGAAGGCCCACGCCCCTTCGGGGCTGGGGCCTTCTCTCGTTCTCGGGTGTTTTTCCGGGGGTCGAACCCCCGGGCCCCCGCCAGGCGGGCTTCGCCCCCTGGACCCCTTCTGGGGCTGCCGCCCCTTGCCCCTGCTGCGGTGCGGGTTGGGTGGGGAGGTGCGGGTGGGGGTTAGGGGGTGGCTTTGATTTGTAGGACTTCTGGGGTGGGGCCTGTTGCCGCGTAGCTGCCGGTTATGTGGGTCAGGCCGGTTGTCGGGTCGAAGGTCTGCTTGGTGTTGGTGACGGGGTTGCCGTTCAAGGTCCAGGTGGCGTGGTTGCTGGGCTGGGTCGCCGGTGCTTGCGGCGGAGGTTGGTGACCGTGGGTTTGTCGTCGGTCCACGTTATTTCGGCTCGGTAGGGAGTTGCCTGAACCGTCAGGGTTTTCGAGGCTTCGTAGGGGACTGTGTATGTGACCGTCATCAGCGCGTAGCCGGCGACGTAGAAGCGGTCGTTGCTCCAGATCGGGCCGTAGGTTCCGTCGGTCGGATTGCCGTGGAGGGCCCAGTGGACGTCGTTGGCCTGGCCGGTGGGGTTGTCGATCTCCTGGGGGCAGTTCGCCGGCTGGAGGACCGGCGTCTGGGCGCACGAGGTGAGGCCGGCCTGGACTGCCGTCAGTACTGCCTCGTTGCTTGAACCTGCTGGTCGGGCTCCGCTTTCGGCGGGGATCGCGTCCGCGTCCTCGGGGCTCGGGAGCAAGGCTGCGCCGGCCAGGATCAGGGCGATGACTCCGACCACCTTGAGGACCTTGATCGGAGTCCACGGCGCCGCCGCCGGTTCTGCTTCGGGCGTTTCGGGTCTGGAGACGCCGTGGAAATGCAGATCGTGCGCGGCGCCGACCTGCACCGTGGTCCCGCTGTTGTCGCCGGAGTAGCTGTTCGCCGTGTACGGCCGGTCCCGGCTCGTCGTCGTACGGATTGCTGCTCATCTGCTGGCCCCTCCCCGCCTGACACCGGCCAGGATCAGACAGTCTTACTGGGTCCGGGTGGGGCGGACCACCTTCTTGGGCCGACCGGTGCGGGCCATTGGGCTGGTTGCTGTCGGTGATGGGGCGTGTGCTAATGGGTGTGATGGGGGCCACTTGTGGGTGAAATTTCTGTGAGTGTCATGCTGAGGGCCCGACCTTGGCTCCGCACCCGTGGGGCTGGAAGTAGGTGGCCAGATGACCTGGGCGCGGCACAGTGGCAGCTCGACTGCCCGTGACGAAGACAGTCGGATGGGGGTCCTGCGGGCCGAGGAGGCGGAACGGCTCGCCGCGGAGCACTGTCGGGCTCTCGTTACCGTTGCCGGGCACTCCTCCGATGCTCGGGAGTGCACCGAACTGCTGGACATGCTCGGGCTCGACGCCGGGTTGTGGCGGGGGCGGTAGGCGTTCACTTCAGGTCCGCTACGTGGACCACCTTGTTCCGCCCCGTCGCCTTCGCGTGGTACAGCGCGGTGTCCGCCGCGTCCAGGAGGCGCTGGAGTGACGTTCCCGCCTGCGGGTAGACCGCCGAGCCGATCGACACCGACTGGCCCGTGATCGACAACTGTCCCACCGGGACGGTCAGGGCGCTGATCGCGCGGCGGATGCGTTCGGCCACCGCGCCGATGTCGGGCTCGGTGATGCCCGGGAGCACGACCACGAACTCCTCGCCGCCGAATCGGCCCACCGCGTCTCCGCGGCCGCGGACCGCCGAGATGATCGCCTGGGCCACCGCGCGCAGTACCGCGTCGCCCGCCAGGTGGCCGTACGTGTCGTTCACCTGCTTGAAGTGGTCCAGGTCCAGCATCAGCAGGCCGAACGTCGAACGCTGGCGGGCCGCGGCCGCCAGGGTGCGCTCGGCCAGTGCGTGCCAGCCGCTCGTGTTGTACAGGCCCGTTTTCTCGTCGCGGTGGGCCGCCACCTCGAGCTGCTTCACCAAAACCGTGCGGTGCAGCAGCAACACCGGCGGCAGCGCCAGCAGGACCAGGCCCGGCAACGTCGCCAGCGCCAACGCGTTCAGCGCGCCCAGGCACAGCGTCGCCACTTCCAGGCCGTTGTCCGACCACGTGCCGAACAGAGCTTCCGGGGACCGGCCGACTTCGTGCCGGGCCGGCAGCACCAGCAGGGCGTTCACCACGAAGAACGTCGCGCCCGCCGCGGCCAGCGCGAACGTGCCGCCCCAGCCGCGGGGCAGCGCCGTCCGGATGTCGGGGACCACCGCCTGGGCCGCGTAGCACGACAGCAGGATGATGGCCGCGTTGCTGACCGTCCGCGACGCCGGCACCCGCTGCAGGCGGTACCAGCTGCGGATCGCCAGGTGCGCGTACAACCCGCCCACCAGCACCGCCACGAGGGGCGGGGGCAGGAGCAGGACACCCGCGAACGTCCAGACCGACGTCATGTTGATGTGCGGCGTTTCCGACACGCGACGGCGGATGCGCTCCACGCGCCGCCCAGCTTCCGACTGGAGGACGCCGAGCACCAGCAACGTCGTCAGGACGAGCAACGTCCGGCGGTCCACCGCGACCGGGTACGGGCGCAGCGTCAGGGCCACCGCGGCCGCCTCGGTCAGCAGGCAGTAGACGACCACGCGGGGGCGTTGGCGCCACAGCGCCCAGTGCCGCGGTGCCACGAGGACGTCACGAAAGCGTGGTCCGGAGCGCGGGATGCCACCGCCGGTCCGCATACTCATGGTGTCCGGCCGGTGACGGAGACGGTTCGGCCCGAGGTGGCGAAGGGAGGCGCGCCATGTGCGGACGCGACAACTGAGGTCATGGTCCCGCCAGCCCGGCCCGGCGCCACGCCCTCGCGATCGGCACGGCCACCGCGGCACCCGCCGCGCCGGCCACCGCGATGGTGTGCGCCGGGCTCAGCACTTCGGCCAGCGCGCCGGCCGCGGCGGCGCCGAGACCCTGCACCGTGATCAAGCCCGCGGAGTTCACGCCCGCGCACTGCGCGCGGTGCGCGTCCGGCACCCGGCGCATGAACGACACCGTGCCCTGGATGTTGTAGCCCGTCGCCAGCAGACCGGACGTCGCCAGCAGCAGCACCGACAGCACCAGCCCCGGCCGGA is a window from the Amycolatopsis sp. cg9 genome containing:
- a CDS encoding sensor histidine kinase, which codes for MTEALPVEHPRPHPARTIVYMIVSFFFRILQFVLVVTGLAVGIATAVVWIGFPILLATTSFVRWSGDRERSWLGAMLRVPLPPAQRRPYEEGQPLLRRWVVRLSDPTTWRDLAYLMAAFPLACVELGIALASIVLLPMAIWVTPWLGWLHGELGLALLGPDRTKRLEQKAERLQASRARGVDAAEAERRRIERDLHDGAQQRLVAVAMSLGRAKSKFDQDPESVRELIDEAHADAKLAVSELRDLARGIYPAVLGDRGLDAALSAQAAKSPIPVDVQVDVEPRPPAAVETTAYFIVGETLTNIAKHSGATEAGVKVWRTDDHVVVEITDNGHGGAEVRPGGGLAGLADRAATIDGVITVVSPVGGPTVIRADLPCRW
- a CDS encoding diguanylate cyclase gives rise to the protein MAPRHWALWRQRPRVVVYCLLTEAAAVALTLRPYPVAVDRRTLLVLTTLLVLGVLQSEAGRRVERIRRRVSETPHINMTSVWTFAGVLLLPPPLVAVLVGGLYAHLAIRSWYRLQRVPASRTVSNAAIILLSCYAAQAVVPDIRTALPRGWGGTFALAAAGATFFVVNALLVLPARHEVGRSPEALFGTWSDNGLEVATLCLGALNALALATLPGLVLLALPPVLLLHRTVLVKQLEVAAHRDEKTGLYNTSGWHALAERTLAAAARQRSTFGLLMLDLDHFKQVNDTYGHLAGDAVLRAVAQAIISAVRGRGDAVGRFGGEEFVVVLPGITEPDIGAVAERIRRAISALTVPVGQLSITGQSVSIGSAVYPQAGTSLQRLLDAADTALYHAKATGRNKVVHVADLK
- a CDS encoding sensor domain-containing protein; this translates as MVRERRDPPFGGSVVFLLMNLPLGVVAFALLTAFTAAGVGTAVVWVGVGLLALLVLAVRGAARLERARVYALLDRYVDLPYLPLPAEGRKDRWKARLKDPSTWRDLTYFFVLFPLGLVEFVLVTVFWSTSLALAGLPVYFRWLPGGAYYFPAEDVRWLTVDSTVEALPWAALGVLFIALSVALTKALAGMHARVANALLGPTVAQRRRMERWWEDAEEKNLVAG